One region of Natronobacterium texcoconense genomic DNA includes:
- the dnaJ gene encoding molecular chaperone DnaJ: MSEDFYDVLGVSSDASTEEIKQAYREKATEYHPDVSDDPNAEEKFKKIQKAKQVLTDEEKRQAYDRMGHNRYEQAEKHGFDAGDRTGAGGMGGDPFGGMGGGGMGGGLGDIFEQVFGGGGGRGRRQRSGRDLRTELEIDLEEAFTGVEKQFTIERPESCEACHGEGHPPDADAQTCPECRGRGQKRQVQQTPLGRVQQTTTCRRCEGEGTLYSETCSECRGEGYVRNEATLTVEVPAGIQDDQTLRMEREGAPSPDGGPNGDLLIDISIREHEEFEREGDDLRYRLPISFPQATFGDTAEVPTLDGMAEFDIPAGTQSGETFRLEGKGMPRLRGRGTGDLYVQVQIVTPESLNEEQREALEAFAEAGGDEIEVKDGFFEKIKRAF; encoded by the coding sequence ATGAGCGAGGATTTCTACGACGTGCTCGGTGTGAGTTCCGACGCCTCCACCGAGGAGATCAAACAGGCCTACCGGGAGAAGGCCACGGAGTATCACCCGGACGTCAGCGACGACCCGAACGCCGAGGAGAAGTTCAAGAAGATCCAGAAGGCAAAGCAGGTCCTGACCGACGAGGAGAAACGGCAGGCCTACGACCGGATGGGCCACAACCGCTACGAGCAGGCCGAGAAACACGGCTTCGACGCGGGCGACCGCACCGGCGCCGGCGGGATGGGCGGCGACCCGTTCGGCGGGATGGGCGGCGGCGGGATGGGCGGCGGTCTCGGCGACATCTTCGAACAGGTGTTCGGCGGCGGTGGCGGCCGCGGCCGTCGTCAGCGGTCGGGCCGTGACCTCCGGACCGAACTCGAGATCGACTTAGAAGAGGCCTTCACCGGCGTCGAAAAGCAGTTCACGATCGAACGGCCCGAGAGTTGCGAGGCGTGTCACGGCGAGGGTCATCCGCCCGACGCGGACGCCCAGACCTGTCCCGAGTGTCGGGGTCGTGGTCAGAAGCGACAGGTCCAGCAGACGCCGCTCGGACGCGTACAACAGACGACGACGTGTCGACGCTGTGAAGGAGAGGGGACGCTCTACTCGGAGACCTGCAGCGAGTGTCGCGGCGAAGGATACGTCCGCAACGAGGCGACGCTGACGGTCGAAGTCCCGGCCGGCATCCAGGACGACCAGACCCTGCGAATGGAACGTGAAGGAGCACCCAGTCCCGACGGCGGACCCAACGGCGACCTGCTGATCGACATCTCGATTCGCGAGCACGAGGAGTTCGAACGCGAGGGTGACGACCTCCGCTATCGGCTTCCGATCTCGTTCCCGCAGGCGACCTTCGGCGATACCGCCGAAGTGCCGACCCTAGACGGCATGGCGGAGTTCGACATTCCTGCCGGTACCCAGAGCGGCGAGACGTTCCGCCTCGAGGGGAAAGGAATGCCACGCCTGCGCGGTCGCGGTACGGGCGACCTCTACGTGCAGGTCCAGATCGTCACGCCCGAGAGCTTGAACGAGGAACAACGCGAGGCACTCGAGGCGTTCGCCGAGGCTGGCGGCGACGAGATCGAGGTAAAAGACGGCTTCTTCGAGAAGATCAAGCGGGCGTTCTGA
- the dnaK gene encoding molecular chaperone DnaK, translated as MASNKILGIDLGTTNSAFAVMEGGDPEIIANAEGERTTPSMVAFTDDDERLVGKPAKNQAVQNPEKTIQSIKRHMGEEDYTVEIEGEEYTPEEISAMILQKIKHDAEEYLGDEVEKAVITVPAYFSDRQRQATKDAGEIAGFEVERIVNEPTAASMAYGLDDESDQTVLVYDLGGGTFDVSILDLGGGVYEVVATNGDNDLGGDDWDQAIIDWLAENFEAEHGIDLREDRQALQRLKDAAEEAKIELSSRKETEINLPFITATDDGPIHLEESLTRAKFESLSEDLIERTVDPTEQALADAGYSKDEIDEVLLVGGSTRMPQVAEKVEELTGQEPQKNVNPDEAVALGAAIQGGVLGGEVDDIVLLDVTPLSLGIEVKGGLFERLIEKNTTIPTEESKIFTTAADNQTTVQVRVFQGEREIAEENELLGEFHLTGIPPAPAGTPQIEVMFSIDENGIVNVTAEDKGSGESEEITIEGGAGLSDSEIEKMQEEAEKHAEEDEKKRQRIEARNTAEATIQRAEKLLEENDEQVDDDLRETIEAAVEDLEETIDDADADAEDIEAATEDLSQELQEIGKQMYQQQADAGAAGGAGGAGAAGAGPGGMGGMGGGPNPGAGPAGAGADDDEEYVDADFEDVDFEEDDDK; from the coding sequence ATGGCGAGTAACAAGATTCTCGGAATCGACCTCGGAACGACGAACAGTGCCTTCGCAGTGATGGAAGGCGGCGATCCGGAGATCATCGCCAACGCCGAGGGCGAACGGACGACGCCCTCGATGGTCGCGTTCACCGACGACGACGAGCGACTCGTCGGCAAACCCGCGAAGAACCAGGCCGTCCAGAACCCCGAGAAGACGATCCAGTCCATCAAGCGTCACATGGGGGAGGAGGACTACACCGTCGAGATCGAGGGCGAGGAGTACACGCCCGAAGAGATTTCGGCGATGATCCTCCAGAAGATCAAACACGACGCCGAAGAGTACCTCGGCGACGAGGTCGAGAAGGCCGTCATCACGGTCCCTGCGTACTTCTCGGATCGACAGCGCCAGGCGACCAAAGACGCCGGCGAGATCGCCGGCTTCGAGGTCGAGCGCATCGTCAACGAGCCGACCGCCGCGTCGATGGCCTACGGCCTCGACGACGAATCCGACCAGACCGTTCTCGTCTACGACCTCGGAGGCGGTACCTTCGACGTCTCTATTCTCGATCTCGGCGGCGGCGTCTACGAGGTCGTCGCCACCAACGGTGACAACGACCTCGGTGGCGACGACTGGGACCAGGCGATCATCGACTGGCTCGCCGAGAACTTCGAGGCCGAACACGGGATCGACCTCCGCGAGGATCGCCAGGCCCTCCAGCGGCTGAAAGACGCCGCCGAGGAAGCCAAGATCGAACTCTCCTCGCGCAAGGAGACCGAGATCAACCTGCCCTTCATTACGGCGACCGACGACGGCCCGATCCACCTGGAAGAGTCGCTCACCCGCGCGAAGTTCGAGTCGCTGAGCGAGGACCTCATCGAGCGTACCGTCGACCCGACCGAGCAGGCCCTAGCGGACGCGGGCTACTCGAAAGACGAGATCGACGAGGTACTGCTGGTCGGTGGCTCGACGCGGATGCCACAGGTCGCGGAGAAAGTCGAGGAACTCACGGGTCAGGAGCCCCAGAAGAACGTCAACCCCGACGAGGCCGTCGCACTGGGTGCGGCGATTCAGGGTGGCGTCCTCGGCGGCGAGGTCGACGACATCGTCCTGCTGGACGTGACGCCACTGTCGCTCGGTATCGAGGTCAAGGGTGGCCTCTTCGAGCGCCTGATCGAGAAGAACACGACTATCCCGACGGAGGAGTCGAAGATCTTCACGACTGCGGCGGACAACCAGACCACCGTCCAGGTACGAGTCTTCCAGGGTGAACGCGAGATCGCCGAGGAGAACGAACTGCTCGGCGAGTTCCACCTGACCGGTATCCCGCCGGCGCCTGCGGGCACCCCACAGATCGAGGTCATGTTCTCGATCGACGAGAACGGGATCGTCAACGTCACCGCCGAGGACAAAGGCAGCGGCGAGAGCGAAGAGATCACCATCGAGGGTGGTGCCGGTCTCTCCGACAGCGAGATCGAGAAGATGCAGGAGGAGGCCGAGAAACACGCCGAAGAAGACGAGAAGAAGCGCCAGCGCATCGAAGCACGCAACACCGCCGAGGCGACGATCCAGCGCGCCGAGAAACTCCTGGAGGAAAACGACGAGCAGGTCGACGACGACCTGCGTGAAACCATCGAAGCAGCCGTCGAGGATCTCGAGGAGACGATCGACGACGCCGACGCCGACGCCGAGGACATCGAGGCGGCGACCGAAGACCTGAGTCAGGAACTGCAGGAGATCGGCAAACAGATGTACCAGCAACAGGCTGATGCTGGCGCGGCTGGCGGTGCCGGTGGCGCTGGTGCGGCCGGCGCAGGCCCCGGTGGTATGGGCGGCATGGGCGGCGGTCCGAACCCCGGTGCCGGTCCAGCGGGCGCAGGTGCCGACGACGACGAGGAGTACGTCGACGCCGACTTCGAGGACGTCGACTTCGAGGAAGACGACGACAAATAA
- the grpE gene encoding nucleotide exchange factor GrpE, with the protein MSEDEGTNPSAQGVPSEEKSDDGETTSADQADVPADEDDVGQEDADASATADESTTEDDAPSSSESDESSTEDEGSPETSSDVQSILERVNEYDDRLAHKVNSIVDQARDLSGTVQHQREELHDLSERVEAQAQTIEDLQSELEAHRQAVDERDAQLEEYEEEIEDLKSRLKRKQADFQNYKKRAKKRQEQIKDRATEDLVERLVDVRDNLKRALEEESGDADSLRDGVEMTLREFDRILEDENVTEIDPEPGEEIDPQRHEVMMNVDSDQPEGTIADVYTAGYEMGDKVIQNAQVTVSNGELAGDAEQEGDDPTDADGTDDEASDGENSDDEEAIELGGEVEEDAGDES; encoded by the coding sequence ATGAGCGAAGACGAGGGCACGAATCCGTCGGCCCAGGGTGTCCCGTCCGAGGAGAAATCCGACGACGGCGAGACGACGTCTGCCGATCAAGCGGACGTTCCAGCGGACGAGGACGACGTCGGTCAGGAAGACGCCGACGCGTCGGCAACCGCTGACGAGTCGACCACCGAGGACGACGCCCCGAGTTCGAGCGAGTCGGACGAGTCGTCGACCGAGGACGAAGGAAGTCCCGAAACGAGTTCGGACGTCCAGAGCATTCTCGAGCGGGTCAACGAGTACGACGACAGACTCGCACACAAGGTCAACTCGATCGTCGACCAGGCCCGGGACCTCTCCGGGACCGTGCAGCACCAGCGCGAGGAACTCCACGACCTGAGCGAACGCGTCGAAGCCCAGGCCCAGACGATCGAAGATCTGCAGTCGGAACTCGAGGCCCACCGGCAGGCGGTCGACGAACGGGACGCGCAACTCGAGGAGTACGAAGAAGAGATCGAGGATCTGAAAAGCCGGCTCAAGCGCAAGCAGGCCGACTTCCAGAACTACAAGAAGCGAGCGAAGAAACGCCAGGAGCAGATCAAGGATCGGGCGACCGAAGACCTCGTCGAACGACTCGTCGACGTCCGGGACAACCTGAAGCGTGCCCTCGAGGAGGAAAGCGGCGACGCCGACAGCCTCCGGGACGGCGTCGAGATGACGCTACGGGAGTTCGATCGCATCCTGGAGGACGAAAACGTCACGGAAATCGACCCCGAACCCGGTGAGGAGATCGATCCCCAGCGCCACGAGGTTATGATGAACGTCGACAGCGATCAACCGGAGGGAACGATCGCGGACGTCTACACGGCCGGCTACGAGATGGGCGACAAGGTCATCCAGAACGCACAGGTAACCGTCTCGAACGGCGAACTCGCAGGCGACGCGGAGCAGGAGGGGGACGACCCGACGGACGCCGACGGAACCGACGACGAAGCGAGCGACGGCGAGAACAGCGACGACGAGGAAGCGATCGAACTCGGCGGCGAAGTCGAGGAAGACGCCGGCGACGAGAGCTAA
- a CDS encoding HalOD1 output domain-containing protein, protein MSDNLTQLDSTVSWIFDSSSDDDVVTEVVHARFETEPDAAVITVVETVASVTGQEPLEMPPLFESIDTEALDELVAASEARGKPVKVSFTYQDCLVTVSSRGDVVVERRTTDTPS, encoded by the coding sequence ATGAGTGATAATCTGACGCAACTCGATTCGACTGTTTCCTGGATTTTCGATAGCAGCAGCGACGACGACGTCGTGACCGAAGTCGTCCACGCCCGGTTCGAAACGGAACCCGACGCAGCCGTCATCACCGTCGTCGAAACCGTCGCGTCCGTGACGGGTCAGGAACCCCTCGAGATGCCGCCGCTGTTCGAGAGTATCGACACCGAAGCACTGGACGAACTCGTCGCTGCCTCTGAAGCCCGGGGGAAACCGGTCAAAGTGAGTTTCACCTATCAGGACTGTCTGGTGACCGTCTCGAGTCGCGGCGACGTCGTCGTCGAACGCCGAACCACCGACACTCCCTCCTGA
- a CDS encoding bacterio-opsin activator domain-containing protein, with product MDEPNTDPPEEEPPSKGLETESDDLPPEGLARRVFDVAPVSTVVIDSGGAIEFANERATETLGFSREEITSRRYGPDGWEVYDDTGAPISMEEYPVSEVLETGEPVFGFEHWFERSDGSERWLTLNSAPLTNETGEVEYVVVAFEDVTELKRREEQLTSEHMRFVEFRTDESAVPPSLRVDTGEWRIEVESVVSLPDGATVQYMGTSDLSASEFVTAVEEVPHYVDVRLLSTAEGYSRVEARAELATVSEVFQSLGGRPRSIVIAHDEVRFLGELPGDVDPRLAADGIREFHPEVELVSQELVYSPHLLYDVVVDELTDRQFAALEAAYFSGYFDTPRTSTGGELADRFDVTRQTFNQHLRKAQRIVLQQLYEKSGAKAR from the coding sequence ATGGATGAGCCGAACACCGATCCTCCGGAGGAAGAGCCACCATCGAAGGGACTCGAGACGGAGTCCGACGACCTCCCGCCAGAGGGCCTCGCACGTCGCGTGTTCGACGTCGCCCCTGTCAGTACAGTCGTCATCGATTCGGGCGGCGCGATCGAATTCGCGAACGAGCGAGCGACCGAGACACTCGGGTTTTCACGCGAGGAGATTACGAGTCGACGGTACGGGCCGGACGGCTGGGAGGTCTACGACGACACTGGAGCGCCGATTTCCATGGAGGAATATCCGGTATCGGAGGTGCTCGAGACCGGCGAGCCCGTCTTCGGGTTCGAACACTGGTTCGAGCGATCTGACGGCTCGGAACGGTGGTTGACGCTCAACTCCGCACCCCTCACGAACGAGACCGGCGAGGTCGAGTACGTCGTCGTCGCGTTCGAGGACGTGACGGAACTGAAACGACGGGAGGAGCAACTGACCAGCGAGCACATGCGATTCGTCGAGTTTCGAACCGACGAGTCGGCGGTGCCACCCTCCCTCCGGGTCGACACCGGTGAGTGGCGGATCGAGGTCGAATCCGTCGTCTCCCTGCCCGACGGCGCGACCGTCCAGTACATGGGAACGTCGGACCTCTCGGCGAGCGAGTTCGTCACCGCCGTCGAAGAGGTCCCCCACTACGTCGACGTCCGCCTGCTCAGTACGGCCGAGGGATACAGCCGGGTCGAAGCACGGGCGGAACTGGCCACGGTCTCGGAGGTGTTCCAGTCGCTCGGAGGTCGCCCTCGTTCGATCGTCATCGCTCACGACGAAGTTCGGTTCCTCGGCGAACTGCCGGGCGACGTCGATCCGCGGTTGGCCGCCGACGGCATCCGGGAGTTTCACCCCGAGGTCGAACTCGTCTCCCAGGAACTCGTCTACTCGCCACACCTGCTGTACGACGTCGTCGTCGACGAACTCACCGACCGACAGTTCGCCGCACTCGAGGCCGCCTATTTTAGCGGCTACTTCGACACGCCCCGGACCAGTACCGGCGGCGAACTCGCCGACCGGTTCGACGTCACTCGCCAGACGTTCAACCAGCACCTCCGCAAGGCCCAGCGGATCGTTCTCCAGCAACTGTACGAGAAGTCGGGTGCGAAAGCACGCTGA
- a CDS encoding acetamidase/formamidase family protein → MSIEHNTVDHRVSATDDTVHNRWNNALEPIRTIESGDVVEFECRDATNGQIEPDSTVADLADLDVEQVHTLTGPLAVEGAQPGDVLQVDVLELEHQGWGYTLVLPGEAGLGLLPEEFPEPAIHVWEFEDGAAQFVDGGASEMQREDGIEVPIHPFPGTVGVAPAEEGDHDTQPPRSVGGNLDIKQLTAGSTLYLPVAVEDALFSIGDCHAAQGDGEVCISAIEAPMSVTCRLSVRSEMDLERPQFETGGPFTPTGRDEPAFGTTGVGDDLHEAARDAVRGMVDHLHDERGLAREQAYILCSAAVDLKINQIVNAPNWTVSAYLPESIFPEERRRSHDR, encoded by the coding sequence ATGTCGATCGAGCACAACACAGTCGACCACCGGGTGAGTGCGACCGACGACACCGTTCACAACAGGTGGAACAACGCTCTCGAGCCGATACGAACGATCGAGTCCGGGGACGTCGTCGAGTTCGAGTGCCGGGACGCCACGAACGGCCAGATCGAACCGGACTCGACTGTCGCTGATCTGGCCGACTTGGACGTCGAGCAGGTTCACACGCTGACGGGACCGCTCGCGGTCGAAGGTGCCCAGCCTGGGGACGTGCTCCAGGTGGACGTCCTCGAACTCGAACACCAGGGGTGGGGCTACACCCTCGTCTTGCCCGGCGAGGCGGGACTGGGTCTCCTTCCCGAGGAATTCCCGGAGCCGGCGATACACGTCTGGGAGTTCGAGGACGGTGCCGCTCAGTTCGTCGACGGCGGTGCGTCGGAGATGCAACGAGAAGACGGGATCGAGGTCCCGATACATCCGTTCCCGGGAACCGTCGGCGTCGCGCCCGCCGAAGAGGGAGATCACGACACCCAGCCGCCACGGTCGGTCGGCGGCAATCTCGACATCAAACAGCTCACCGCAGGATCGACACTGTATCTCCCGGTAGCGGTCGAAGACGCGCTGTTCAGCATCGGCGACTGTCACGCCGCCCAGGGCGACGGGGAAGTCTGCATCTCGGCGATCGAAGCCCCGATGTCAGTCACGTGTCGGCTCTCGGTCCGGTCGGAGATGGACCTCGAGCGCCCGCAGTTCGAGACCGGCGGCCCGTTCACGCCGACCGGACGCGACGAACCCGCGTTCGGGACGACTGGAGTCGGCGACGACCTGCACGAGGCGGCCAGAGACGCCGTCCGCGGGATGGTCGACCACCTCCACGACGAACGTGGACTCGCACGCGAGCAGGCCTACATCCTGTGTTCGGCGGCGGTCGATCTGAAGATCAACCAGATCGTCAACGCGCCGAACTGGACCGTCTCGGCGTATCTCCCCGAGAGCATCTTCCCCGAAGAGCGGCGTCGGTCCCACGATCGATGA
- a CDS encoding DEAD/DEAH box helicase — protein MTRPDSTGSTPVELRYEDGTIRIDGLEEATVRRIRERVPTLALEDDNRTDSHRIPAFRYAELRRTLLEHVVPDELEDRALSLPSVPNLESTYELREYQHEALEAWLETDRWSRGSSLSALEQAPAGVLEMPTGSGKTVVALEAIERLDTPTLVVVPTIDLLEQWERELEEEFGSTGPTGSADGVSIGRLGGGEQRLEPITVSTYDSAYLKADAIGDRFGFVVFDEVHHLGGEGYREIGRLLAAPARLGLTATFERPDGAHEVVERIVGPLVHRIAADELAGDHLASYDVKRLAVSLTPEEREEYERNQETFTDYLARSNIRMHSGSDYQELVKRSGSDPAAREALLARQRAREIARGSEAKLEALEGILERHRDARTIVFTAHNDLAYEVSERFLIPTITHRTATAERREVLERFREGTYSRIATSNVLDEGVDVPDASIAVVLSGSGSEREFTQRLGRILRPKADGTRALLYEVITEDTSEERVARRRRSDST, from the coding sequence GTGACGCGGCCCGATTCCACAGGATCGACTCCGGTCGAACTCCGGTACGAGGACGGGACGATCCGGATCGACGGCCTCGAGGAAGCGACCGTCCGCCGAATCCGAGAGCGGGTGCCGACGCTTGCACTCGAGGACGACAACCGAACCGACAGCCACCGTATTCCGGCATTTCGGTACGCAGAACTTCGCCGGACGCTCCTCGAACACGTCGTCCCGGACGAACTCGAGGATCGGGCCCTCTCGCTCCCGTCGGTTCCGAACCTCGAGTCGACGTACGAACTCCGGGAGTACCAGCACGAGGCGCTCGAAGCGTGGCTCGAGACCGATCGCTGGAGTCGGGGGTCGTCGCTGTCGGCCCTCGAGCAGGCACCCGCCGGCGTCCTCGAGATGCCCACCGGGAGCGGCAAGACCGTCGTCGCCCTGGAAGCGATCGAACGTCTGGACACCCCGACGCTCGTCGTCGTTCCAACGATCGACCTGTTAGAGCAGTGGGAGCGGGAACTCGAGGAAGAGTTCGGCTCCACCGGGCCGACCGGATCGGCCGACGGCGTCTCGATCGGCCGACTCGGTGGCGGCGAACAACGGCTCGAGCCGATCACCGTCTCGACGTACGACTCGGCGTACCTCAAGGCAGACGCCATCGGCGACCGGTTCGGATTCGTCGTCTTCGACGAGGTCCACCACCTCGGCGGCGAGGGGTATCGCGAGATCGGGCGACTGCTCGCCGCGCCCGCGCGACTCGGCCTGACGGCGACGTTCGAACGCCCCGACGGTGCCCACGAGGTCGTCGAACGCATCGTCGGCCCGCTGGTCCACCGGATCGCCGCGGACGAACTCGCCGGCGACCACCTCGCATCCTACGACGTCAAACGACTCGCAGTGTCGCTCACCCCCGAGGAACGCGAGGAGTACGAACGCAACCAGGAGACGTTCACCGACTATCTCGCGCGATCGAACATCCGAATGCACAGCGGCTCGGACTATCAGGAACTCGTCAAACGCTCCGGGTCGGATCCCGCCGCTCGCGAAGCACTGCTCGCCCGCCAGCGCGCACGCGAGATAGCTCGAGGCAGCGAGGCCAAACTCGAGGCGCTCGAGGGAATCCTCGAGCGTCACCGCGACGCCCGGACCATCGTCTTTACCGCGCACAACGACCTCGCCTACGAGGTCAGCGAACGGTTCCTGATCCCGACGATCACCCACCGGACTGCCACCGCCGAGCGGCGGGAGGTCCTCGAGCGGTTCCGCGAGGGAACCTATAGTCGGATCGCGACCTCGAACGTCCTCGACGAAGGGGTCGACGTCCCCGACGCGTCGATCGCGGTCGTCCTCTCGGGCAGCGGCAGCGAGCGGGAGTTCACCCAGCGGCTGGGACGGATTCTCCGTCCGAAAGCCGACGGAACGCGAGCGTTGCTGTACGAAGTGATCACCGAGGACACGTCCGAAGAACGGGTCGCACGGCGCCGGCGCAGCGATTCGACGTAG
- a CDS encoding methyl-accepting chemotaxis protein, which yields MSSGDAANELNQLVEHTERFRERIEETTDASRTQADYISGLAKDVNDVSATMEEIASSATEIVDMVEEASETAESGLEAGRRASEQTQETVDDVADLVAAMERVSEQMEEIGTVTELIADIADQTNLLALNANIEAAHAGDEGAGFTVVANEVKTLAEETGENADEIRSLIESLESETEAGMEAAERTHSSVLETADDIDTALEAIDEAVSKVEEVMDGATEIADANDVQAGSIEEFAARIEDLGEESDEIRENMSDAATLVDQHSSVVEHASGFLHGFPGLAYRTLNEDGWPVVFATNGIEELAGYTAEQLVEGEIVLGEDVIHEDDQEAVWEAIQDLVDRNGTAYDITYRMVTRRGEVKTVRERGRPIYDDQGELEAFEGYIWNTDESETQVLFGGGETAPASTADD from the coding sequence ATGTCATCGGGCGACGCCGCGAACGAACTGAACCAGCTGGTCGAACACACCGAACGGTTTCGAGAACGGATCGAGGAGACCACGGACGCGAGTCGCACGCAGGCGGACTACATCTCGGGTCTGGCCAAAGACGTCAACGACGTCAGCGCAACCATGGAGGAGATCGCCTCGAGTGCGACCGAAATCGTCGATATGGTGGAAGAGGCCTCCGAGACGGCAGAGTCAGGGCTGGAGGCAGGACGCAGGGCCAGCGAACAGACCCAGGAGACCGTCGACGACGTCGCCGACCTCGTCGCGGCGATGGAGCGAGTAAGCGAACAGATGGAAGAGATTGGGACGGTGACCGAACTGATCGCCGACATCGCCGATCAGACGAACCTGCTCGCGCTCAACGCGAACATCGAGGCCGCCCACGCGGGCGACGAGGGTGCTGGGTTTACGGTCGTCGCCAACGAGGTGAAGACGCTCGCGGAGGAAACCGGCGAGAACGCCGACGAGATCCGGTCGCTGATCGAGTCACTCGAGTCCGAGACCGAGGCGGGAATGGAAGCCGCCGAACGGACTCACAGCTCCGTCCTCGAGACGGCCGACGACATCGACACCGCGCTCGAGGCGATCGACGAGGCCGTCTCGAAGGTCGAGGAAGTGATGGACGGGGCGACCGAGATCGCCGACGCGAACGACGTGCAGGCGGGGTCGATCGAGGAGTTCGCCGCGCGGATCGAGGATCTCGGCGAGGAGTCCGACGAGATCCGCGAGAACATGTCCGACGCGGCGACCCTCGTGGACCAGCACAGTTCGGTGGTCGAACACGCGAGTGGCTTCCTGCACGGTTTTCCCGGCCTGGCTTACCGCACGCTCAACGAGGACGGCTGGCCGGTGGTGTTCGCGACGAACGGCATCGAGGAACTGGCCGGATACACCGCCGAACAGCTGGTCGAGGGAGAGATCGTGCTCGGCGAGGACGTCATCCACGAGGACGACCAGGAAGCCGTCTGGGAGGCGATTCAGGACCTCGTCGACCGCAACGGGACGGCTTACGACATCACGTATCGCATGGTCACGCGCCGTGGAGAGGTCAAAACCGTCAGGGAGCGCGGTCGTCCGATCTACGACGACCAGGGCGAACTCGAGGCCTTCGAGGGATACATCTGGAACACCGACGAGTCGGAGACGCAGGTGCTGTTCGGTGGTGGAGAGACCGCTCCAGCGTCGACTGCCGACGATTGA
- a CDS encoding sensory rhodopsin transducer codes for MERDEKPDEEWTNWSGSISFEPDRIVEPESEEEVGSIVLESNVPIVVQWSRQDTRQTENAGLSTIVYGE; via the coding sequence GTGGAACGGGACGAAAAACCGGACGAGGAGTGGACGAACTGGTCGGGGAGCATCTCGTTCGAACCCGACCGAATCGTCGAACCCGAAAGCGAGGAAGAGGTCGGGTCGATCGTTCTCGAGTCGAACGTTCCGATCGTCGTCCAGTGGAGTCGTCAGGACACCCGTCAGACCGAGAACGCGGGGCTTTCGACGATCGTATACGGCGAGTGA
- a CDS encoding sensory rhodopsin transducer: MTGKQTWAIPEGYIPEESTGPEPEMISHESLCVLNTADEDATLEITVYFTDREPVGPYEKTVPAERTEHFRFNEFEDPEEIPKGEPFASVLESDVPVVCQHTRLDSRQAENALLSTIAHPGE, translated from the coding sequence ATGACTGGCAAGCAGACGTGGGCGATTCCCGAGGGCTACATCCCCGAGGAGAGCACCGGCCCCGAACCGGAGATGATCAGCCACGAGTCCCTCTGCGTTCTCAACACGGCCGACGAGGACGCAACCCTCGAGATCACGGTCTACTTCACCGACCGAGAGCCGGTCGGCCCCTACGAGAAGACGGTCCCCGCCGAGCGAACCGAACACTTCCGGTTCAACGAGTTCGAGGATCCGGAGGAGATTCCGAAAGGCGAACCGTTCGCGAGCGTGCTCGAGTCAGACGTTCCCGTCGTCTGTCAACACACACGGCTGGACTCGAGACAGGCGGAGAACGCGTTGCTCTCGACGATCGCACACCCGGGTGAGTAG
- a CDS encoding CBS domain-containing protein, with the protein MELPTPADLRQRRTELGLTQSELAEKAEVSQPLIARIEGGDVDPRLSTLRRIVNALEKAESDVIRAADLMNEAVVSVAPSDPVSEAAQKMGEEAYSQLAVIQDGIPVGSISQSDLVHLDSEARDEAVEEHMGESFPTVSKDATLDEISNLLEHYKAVMITEAGETVGIITEADVAARLS; encoded by the coding sequence ATGGAGCTTCCGACGCCAGCGGACCTTCGCCAGCGCCGCACCGAACTCGGGCTGACCCAGAGCGAACTCGCCGAGAAAGCCGAGGTCTCCCAGCCGCTAATCGCCCGGATCGAAGGCGGCGACGTCGACCCGCGCCTCTCGACGCTCCGGCGGATCGTCAACGCCCTCGAGAAGGCCGAAAGCGACGTCATCCGCGCGGCGGACCTGATGAACGAGGCCGTCGTCAGCGTCGCACCAAGCGATCCCGTCAGCGAGGCCGCCCAGAAGATGGGGGAAGAGGCCTACTCCCAGCTTGCAGTCATCCAGGACGGCATTCCGGTTGGCTCGATCAGCCAGAGCGACCTCGTCCACCTCGATTCCGAGGCGCGCGACGAAGCCGTCGAGGAGCACATGGGCGAGAGCTTCCCGACGGTCTCGAAGGACGCGACGCTCGACGAGATCAGTAACTTGCTCGAGCACTACAAGGCCGTGATGATCACGGAAGCCGGCGAGACGGTCGGCATCATCACGGAAGCCGACGTCGCCGCGCGACTGTCCTAG